The Horticoccus luteus DNA window GAAATTGGCGCGACCAACGTCGGCACGATTCGGCAGACGCATGTGCCGGGGCGCGCGGCGAAGAAAGGGGAGGAGAAGGGCTTGTTTACGTTTGGCGGTTCCTGCGTGGTCACGGTCTTTCAGCGGGGGCGGCTGACGTTCGATGCGGACCTGCTCGCGCAAAGTGCGCAGCAGCGCGAAACGTATGCGCGCATGGGCGATCGGCTGGGCGTGGGGACACGGCAGGCTTAAGACAGGAAAAACCCGAACCGGCCGCTTGTGTCAGGTCGGCCCGCGGGTAGGCTGACGGCCAGATGAACCCGAAATTCAGCCACTACGCACACCCCGAGGCGCTGGTCGATGGCGCTTGGTTGCAGGAGCACTTAAACGATCCGGCGATCCGGATCGTCGAGAGCAACGAAGACGTGCTGCTTTACGACACCGGCCACATTCCCGGCGCGGTCCACATCGACTGGCGCGGCGATTTGCAGGACAACGTGCAGCGCGATTACATCTCGCCCGAACATTTCGCCGCGGTGTGCAGCAAGAACGGCATCACGCCGGATACGACGGTGGTGTTTTACGGCGATAAATCGAACTGGTGGTCGGCGTATGCGTTGTGGGCATTCCGGCTTTTCGGGCACACGAAGGTGAAGCTCCTCGACGGCGGCAGCGCGAAGTGGAAGGCGGAGGGCCGCCCGCTGACGCGGGAAAAGCCGAGTTTCGCGCCGACGAAATATCCGGTGCCGGCGAAGCGCCACGACGCGGACATCCGGGCGTTTTTCGCGGATACGCTCGCGCATTCGCAGGGGCGGAAACCGCTGATCGACGTGCGTTCGCCAGGCGAATTCAAGGGCGAGATCACGCACATGCCGGAGTATCCGCAGGAAGGCGTGCTGCGCGGCGGCCATGTGCCGGGCGCGAAAAGCGTGCCGTGGAAAACGGCGGCGAACGATGACGGCACGTTTAAAAGCGCCGAGGAACTGCGCAAGATCTACACCGAGAATCTGGGCCTCAAGAAGGACGACGACATCATCGCCTATTGCCGCATCGGCGAGCGTTCGAGTCACACGTGGTTTGTGCTGACTTACCTCTTGGGCTACGACCGCGTGCGCAATTACGACGGCTCGTGGACGGAGTGGGGCAACATGGTGCGCGCGCCCATCGAAAAGGGGAGTTGATCCCTGCCGCATCGGCGAATCCTGCGCGCTGCTTCGACCGAGGCGGGGCGCAGGCGGAGGCGATGCTGATGTCACCTTGATGTATCCAC harbors:
- a CDS encoding sulfurtransferase, with the translated sequence MNPKFSHYAHPEALVDGAWLQEHLNDPAIRIVESNEDVLLYDTGHIPGAVHIDWRGDLQDNVQRDYISPEHFAAVCSKNGITPDTTVVFYGDKSNWWSAYALWAFRLFGHTKVKLLDGGSAKWKAEGRPLTREKPSFAPTKYPVPAKRHDADIRAFFADTLAHSQGRKPLIDVRSPGEFKGEITHMPEYPQEGVLRGGHVPGAKSVPWKTAANDDGTFKSAEELRKIYTENLGLKKDDDIIAYCRIGERSSHTWFVLTYLLGYDRVRNYDGSWTEWGNMVRAPIEKGS